The Rhodopirellula halodulae genome includes the window TTCACGGTCCACCGCGGGATGTGGCACAGCATCCCTGCGGCGTTGGTGGCCGCCTTGATTGCATACATGTTGATGCCCTGCCCCAGCGAAGCGATCCGAGTTTACAAATCGGGCGCCGTTCTGGTCGGCTTCATGACGCACCTGATTCTGGACGAGATTTGGGCGTTGGATTTCAGTCGTGGGTCATTGCGACTGAAGAAGTCATTCGGGACGGCGCTTAAATTCTTTGGCAGCAGTCCGCTGGCGAACTTCTTTGTCTACGGACAACTCGCGTTGTTCATCTATTTGGCTTGGGGAGATCACGAGATCTTGGATCGTTTGCGACAACGCGTGCGAATGGACCGAGACCGCTACGCATCGCCGGGCGACTACGACGGTTCGTTGGACAACTTCAGTCCAGCGATCTATCCGCCATGGGAATCGCGTGAGCCACCAAAATGGGAGGCACCCCAGCAACCGGCCGCCGTTCCGGCTTGGCCGAACCAGCCTGCGCATCAGCAATTCCCAAACGGCCAGCCTGCTAACGGGCAACCGGGAAATCTACAGCCGGGCTATCAGCAACCCAACTATCAGCAGCCGGCCTATGGCCAACAGTTCAATCCGGCTGGTCATGAACGGGTCGCCGGACCAACCGGCTCCCCTGCCCTGCCCCAACGCTGAATTAATCACCGTCCATCTCCGCACATTCGCGCGAATGAAGAAAGCGGTGCGGGCGTTGTGGAAGACCCGTTCGGCTGCTGCTCCACCGGGCCTCATAGTGCTGTCACGCATCATGTTGCTATCAGCATCGGCCGATTCAAAGTTCCAAAATGATGGTCACCGGACCATCGTTGACCAGCGAGACAGCCATGTCGGCCGCGAAAATTCCACTGGGTACCGTCAATCCAGTTTTGCGAAGTTCGCTCATGTAGTGTTCGTAGAGATGCTTGGCTTGGTCGGGCGGCGCGGCATCGGTGAAAGCCGGACGTCTGCCTTTGCGGCAATCTGCCAACAAGGTGAATTGGCTGATCGCCAGCACGTCGCCGCCGGCATCGAGAACGTTGCGATTCATTTTGCCGTTTTCATCGCTGAAGATGCGTAGGCCTGCGGTCTTGTCCGCCAAAGCCGCCGCGGTGGCTTCTGTGTCGCTGTGCCCGATCCCGATCAGGGCAACCAATCCTCGATCAATTTCGCCCACGACTTGTCCATCGACCGAGACGCTGGCGTGTTGAGTTCGTTGCAGGACAATTTTCATGGGTGCCTTTGGGATCCAGGTCGCGACGAGATGGGCTAAAGTGATGTTCGGGACGCATCCCGGGTGCATCCGTGTTTTGATCGAAAGGATCGTATGACGTTTCTGTTCACTTGCCCACACTGCCAATCCCAAACCGAGGTGGAAGACCAGTACAGCGGCCGGACCGGCGATTGTGCCGTGTGTGGTCGCGAGATCACGCTGCCTGATTTTGCGTTTTCGAGGCGAAAGGCCGTGCCAAATGCGGCCAGAAAGAAATCGGTCGTCCGATACGTCGCGGCGGGGTTGGCTTTGTTGGTGATTGGTGCGGGTTTGGTGGCGGCGATTCAGATCGGCGGTCAGACCGCCAGCAAAATTCGCGTGGGTCGGCAGCGGCTCAGCAGTATCAAGAACCTCGAAAAGATCGCTTCGGCCCTGAATGCCTACGCGTCCGATCATGGAGCCTACCCTG containing:
- a CDS encoding metal-dependent hydrolase; protein product: MVLGAQPPCSAPASHGRRQRDVVDLIRSIPFIRRVPLAGFKTHISTSTVVGCAYGYWGVVDQGMSMESSLLAGGLCSVSGMLPDLDSDSGVPLRETSMFLSAIAPMLMIDRWRDMGLSHEAMALAAMIVYVAIRFVAVEGFRKFTVHRGMWHSIPAALVAALIAYMLMPCPSEAIRVYKSGAVLVGFMTHLILDEIWALDFSRGSLRLKKSFGTALKFFGSSPLANFFVYGQLALFIYLAWGDHEILDRLRQRVRMDRDRYASPGDYDGSLDNFSPAIYPPWESREPPKWEAPQQPAAVPAWPNQPAHQQFPNGQPANGQPGNLQPGYQQPNYQQPAYGQQFNPAGHERVAGPTGSPALPQR
- the dtd gene encoding D-aminoacyl-tRNA deacylase, which encodes MKIVLQRTQHASVSVDGQVVGEIDRGLVALIGIGHSDTEATAAALADKTAGLRIFSDENGKMNRNVLDAGGDVLAISQFTLLADCRKGRRPAFTDAAPPDQAKHLYEHYMSELRKTGLTVPSGIFAADMAVSLVNDGPVTIILEL